A stretch of DNA from Aspergillus flavus chromosome 3, complete sequence:
AAAGGACTGGCAACACAAGACATGAGCCAGTTCTATCTCCCATTCCAATACGACAACCGGACAAAAGAGAGGGTTTCTGGTGTGCCTAGCAAACCAGGATATTGTGCCTCGAAGAAGCGTCTACAAGATTACCAGAAAGTCAAATCCCCGaatgttttcttctcccttcctcAACACTGTACTGAGTTCTCGAGGAAGGATCACGACGTAGCATGCTCTATGCTAGGTATTGAAAACTCAGATCTGTGCAGGATAAAAGGAATGAGACGATCAGCGTCGCTCAAGTTTTGGCAACCAGCACTTGTCTGGGCATGGGAGTTCAACCGTCGCCTACAAAGCTGCATCTTAGTAGACTCGGTCGGTCTCGGAAAGACATGGGAAGCAGTTGTTTGATGGTTAGTTGACTATGAACAGCAAGGGTTCATTTGATATTCCAGTGCATAGATATAGGTCACTTAATGGAACCTCGAGCTATCACTAAACTATCTTAGGGTATACAAGCACTACAGGAGGCAACGCCAAATACATGGCCGAGTCAGTTATGTCAAGTCACCCTACATCGAGGATCACGGGAATCAACAGACCAGAGCAGCTTCGCCAATACTTAGATTCTAAGGCAGAGGAATGACCATAGATTTCATTCAGCACACTGGTGCGATTACTTTAACTAATTTAACAGTCAAGACTGCAAGTTCGGGCACTGGGATGTAGTGTCTCGCGGTCATTGGTATGGCAAgaagggaaataaaaaggaTTATTCCCATGGCTCGGTGTAGCTAATTACTAGAGCACAAGGTAAGGACTATGGAGACATATTATGAACCACCCTCCAGACTTTGTGATCTACAAGACGTAAAACTTTCCCGAAATCGAGAATCCCAATATTTCGTGAACGAGATACTCCCACCGCGCACGACTTCTACATAACAGAAGCTTGTTCAACTGTACCATCTTGCACCTGCAGACCataagaggaagaggagtgACGAGTCCGACCATAATGATCAAAAGAAGCTCGCCACTAACACAGACAATCACGGAATCGTCGAGGATGCCCAGAATACCCATTACATTGAGAATGCGCAGGACGCACATCATATTTGCACTCTCACTAACCCTTCGATCCTGGTTATAAACGTTCAGACCGACATCTATACCAGCACGAAATGAGTGTTTGGATTCAACGCTATGGGAAATGATGTGATAACCCGATTTGCGCCATTACTACAATTAAATCCACAGACGTTATCAGCTACTAAGGTAACCAACCACAGCTAGTTTAACGTACTTATACCGATAAATTAAACTTATGGCTGTACATctcctttttatttaatcGAACCAGCGCTCCTCCTCATATCACGAATCATCATTCAACGCTGGTAATCTTTCGCCATCTTCAACATGTACTGAAGCAGGCCAAGGATATATCTCCACTTCCCAAGTCTATCGGCAGGTGTGTTGCTACTTGTTCCTTAAATAGACCTCCTTGTTAAGAAGCTCTTCAAAGAATAGGGGAACTGATGGACTACCATCGTTTCGTCCCACTACGAGATGTTGACCTCTCCTGTAGCTGATCGGTTTCTGAAATCACTTATCAATATCCTTCATGGGTACCAGATCTAGCTCTCGCTAGTAGCTGTAACAAGAAGTTGCTCATACTGTATCGCAACTGGCATGTATATAGGATTGGAGAGTTATTTTAGATGCCATTCTCCTAGTTCAAGTGCCTTCCTGCAGTGTACAGTACTTTTGCTACGCTACGGGTGGACGGCACTTTTGACGGTGCAGAAATGAGGATCCA
This window harbors:
- a CDS encoding uncharacterized protein (expressed protein) codes for the protein MRDITRAIAATKKGLATQDMSQFYLPFQYDNRTKERVSGVPSKPGYCASKKRLQDYQKVKSPNVFFSLPQHCTEFSRKDHDVACSMLGIENSDLCRIKGMRRSASLKFWQPALVWAWEFNRRLQSCILVDSVGLGKTWEAVV